ttctcacagaggccaggaatcgattatgaggaaacatattcccctgtggtggatgctactacttttagattcctgataagtctggctataagagaaaacttagacttgcggttaatggatgtagtaactgcatacttatatggtccactggataatgagatttatataaaagtcccagagggtattgaattgaaaaacaaagagagttctcgagaacaacattgtataaagttgaataaatctctttatggactgaagcaatcaggtcgaatgtggtacaatagactaagtGAGTACCTAGTAAAAGAGAGCTATAAGAACGACCCGATCAGTCCATGCAtttttcataaagaaattcaaaaataaaggatttgtgatcatagcagtgtatgttaatgatctgaatatcttaggaacctctggagagatttctcaaacagttgaatatcttaagaaagaattcgaaatgaaagatctaGGAAAAACGAAATTCTGTTTGagattacaacttgagtacattaaagatagaatccttgtgcatcaaatggcatatacaaaaaaatgtactcaagagattcaacatgGCCGACTCACACCCTTTATCcagccccatggtcgtgaggtccctcggcctggacactgatcccTTCCGTCCCAAGATGTACGCTGAAGATGTCCTTGGTCCCAAAGtgtcatatctcagtgccataggagctttaatgtatTTGGCAAGTCACACACGGCCTAATATATGCTTTGCcgtgaacctactatctaggtttaacttttgtccgacccaaaggcactggaacgggattaaacatgttcttcgttacctgcacgGAACGAaagatttgagtttattttatactaaccaaaacaaagaaggtttagttgattttgctgatgcaggttgTCTTtcgggattaaacatgttcttcgttacatgctatgttttcacacatgatggaacggccatatcatggcgttccatgaagcagacgatcgcggccacatcttcaaaccattcggagatcttggctgttcatgaggccagccgcgagttgttcagaacagggggagtaatacgtgttgtactctttttccttcaccatggttttgtcccactgggttttcctggtaatgTTTTAATGAAGCAACatctaaagcgtattacaatccctgtatggttatgacatccaagggggactgttataaatcatattgtggatgtccataaccggcccggttcaTAACCGGTCCAATgctagaaagagagagagtcgaccgtggggagagagagagagagagagagagagaatcggcatcttgctttttccttattagattatgatttgtactctttccatatttgtatttcctttctttagtctttccattattctatgacggtgtaattccatatatataaatggctccttatgtttatgaatagtacaaaaacatagatttcattctctagtttcacaacatTAACGAAAAAATGACATGAGCTGTTTATTTCATTTCTTGGAAGCAACTACTTAGACATttctttagtaaaaaaaaagctACTTAGACATTTTCTCTAACTTTGAAAACAATTATCTAATCACAATACTGAAAGGGACATTCCCTCAAAATCTATGCTGCCACGTCAGACTAAATATTCGACCAATAGAAACATTTCATTTTGGGTCCGGGCTTCTGTTTTGTTTCGATGGGTTTGTTTCGTTTCGGTCTGGGCTAATGGGCTTCGTCTGGGTTGTGTTACAGCCAGTTCTTAAGCTCTTTGAGTATAACCTAGATCTACGAAGGCGAGTTCTggattctcttcttctcctcgcCATTTCTCTTCGTCTTCTCCTCTGTGTTCTGATCATCCGATTCCTCACGATCGGTTTCTTTCAATCAATTTTGCCATCAATTCTTCTTTATGGTTTCTTTTCATCTTCCCCCTTTCCTCCttctttatatattgttttctccCCCGTCTAgaaatcaaaaccctagaaactCGATCGATGGCGATGAAACCACATGGGAAGTCGATTATGTCCTCCGATGCCGACAAAAAAATCGTATTCTTCAAAGATCTCTCCCTGGGTCCCAACGAAGCTCAGTTGCGGTTTCGGCTCATCCATTTCTGGGAGGCTTGGAATCCGCTAAAGAAGACGCTTATTGGCATGGAGATGTTACTCATCGACGAACAGGTTATAGTGATTAAGCGTTGTTTTTTCATTTCGAAACAAGTTTATGCTTATCGTTCTTCACTTACGTATATTGGTTTGTCTTATGTTGTTATTTGCAGGGAACTGTTATTCAAGGATTCATTTCCCCAGGGCGTATTCAAACATATATGCCTGATATGAAGCGAGGCTCTGTTTACAAACTCAACAACTTCTACGGATCCAGAAACAAATCGGTGTTTCGGGTTGCTGATCATACCGTTTCAGTGTCGTTCTCATGGAACTCGGAGTTGAAGGTTCTTCTAAACTGTCCTACTCATTTTGATGCGGACAGTTTCCGGTTCCATTCATATGAAGAGTTTCAAGCTAACTGCGACCTCAAAGGAGACCTCTACGGTAAGCTCTTTGATTCCCAACGTCAtttttagtttagttgtttGATAATTAGAATGTTGCTTAGATAAGTAGATCTGAAATTGGTTGAATCaatgttttgttttgatatCCGTAGAGGAAATATATGctttaaaaaatagaattataaaTACATGTTGTTTCATATTAGTATATTTAGCTTTGTATATTGATAGACATGTGAAGCTTCTGTAAATAAAGATATATGTCGAGTACGTAAAAACTTGGATTATTAGGATTGCTTAGATTCTTTTAAacttaaatttgataaaatttgttaGACAGAAAAAGTTgacaatattcaatttttttaacggTCAAAATTTGCCTAGATGTTGTTGGTCACATGAAGTTGGTTAATGGTCAGAGTATCGTTGAGGCACCGGTTCTTGACGAAGTGGAGATAGCAAAAGCCAGGCGTGTTCTGATTCATGTCCAATCACATGAGTACGTGTACATTATTTTCTGGAAACTACTTCTCCTTACTCCTATTACTTACGTAGTATTGTTTTTCAGTGGACCGGTCATGAAGCTATACCTTTGGGATCAGGCTGCAAGAGACTTCTGCAAAAAGTTCAATTCATACGAGGGCACACCCACTGTGTTACTGGTCACGACCGTCAACACGAAGACTCTCGGAGGTTCTGATTTTTATCTATGATATAGGTTTCTTACAGTTATATATCAGCATTTTGTGTTCTTTAGTAGGGTTTTTTCATGTGACAACAGGTACTCTGGCCTTGACCTCAATGTCATCTTCGCGTATGTTTATGGACTATGATGTCCAACCTACAATAGACTACTTCAGTTGGTAAGCGTTTATGTGTTTTGCTTTTACTCTTTTTTCTCAATGAAGTGCTCGCGTTATCTCACTGCGTTGACTGACTAACTCAAATTTTTTTACTCTATCTCAGGTTGGGCTCTAATCCTGCAATTGCTGAGCAGGTTAATGTAGAGGTAGTCACCAAACGTGAGACAATGACTATAGGGGAAATATTCTCCTACATCGAGCAAGAATCCTCAAAGGTAAACTCAATCTATTTAACTTCAATCACCACGAgaaatttatattcttatgCATAAACGCAGGACGCCTTCTTTGAGTGCACGGCTACGATCGATGACGTCGTGCATGGTTCTTCTTGGTACTACATTTCCTGCAGTGGGTGCCATTCTAAGGTTATCAAAGGTCCAACTTCGTTGATCTGTACAAGCAAGAAGTGTGGAAAGGTTAACGC
This genomic stretch from Brassica napus cultivar Da-Ae chromosome C9, Da-Ae, whole genome shotgun sequence harbors:
- the LOC106433041 gene encoding uncharacterized protein LOC106433041; the encoded protein is MAMKPHGKSIMSSDADKKIVFFKDLSLGPNEAQLRFRLIHFWEAWNPLKKTLIGMEMLLIDEQGTVIQGFISPGRIQTYMPDMKRGSVYKLNNFYGSRNKSVFRVADHTVSVSFSWNSELKVLLNCPTHFDADSFRFHSYEEFQANCDLKGDLYDVVGHMKLVNGQSIVEAPVLDEVEIAKARRVLIHVQSHDGPVMKLYLWDQAARDFCKKFNSYEGTPTVLLVTTVNTKTLGGTLALTSMSSSRMFMDYDVQPTIDYFSWLGSNPAIAEQVNVEVVTKRETMTIGEIFSYIEQESSKDAFFECTATIDDVVHGSSWYYISCSGCHSKVIKGPTSLICTSKKCGKVNASGVPQYLSKISVYDNSEQAVFVLLGDAGRDLTGKPASELVRSYFEANGNEGVNLEAPVPEALISTIGKTRSLTVTKILPLDPEPTTMSSEDNHTTATSGETSENCVDSADGSKRTCDSSELERVKRPKCGN